In Halorubrum sp. PV6, a single window of DNA contains:
- a CDS encoding DUF106 domain-containing protein, with protein sequence MSKVEKRVRSLVRNDSEMRDAVEVVLDNATDGEVQWVDVRDKITSGQWGRLIEKEVLIDGEVGFALADRDGIEAGLTDDDGDGGGSDIETPETTTWTKWDKLAGVATLGAFVGYAVNPVRNAIAGAFDLVLGPLLTTVPFYAVIMVIALATGLYSTLLRAGLMDMEKMGAYQERMKDIQERRKDAKERDDQAELDAIQEEQMDAMGDQLGMFKEQFRPMVWIMFLTIPAFLWMFWVVGYRGSEATYPGIAAENLVVPLAGSVTWDTGIVGPMQMWIVWYFLCSMAFTQLIQKSLNIEMSPSAS encoded by the coding sequence ATGAGCAAGGTCGAAAAACGAGTCCGCTCGCTGGTCCGGAACGACAGCGAGATGCGAGACGCGGTCGAGGTCGTTCTCGACAACGCCACTGACGGGGAGGTCCAGTGGGTCGACGTCCGCGACAAGATCACGAGCGGTCAGTGGGGCCGACTCATCGAGAAGGAGGTCCTCATCGACGGCGAGGTCGGCTTCGCGCTCGCGGACCGAGACGGGATCGAGGCGGGGCTGACAGACGACGACGGCGACGGGGGCGGCAGCGACATCGAGACCCCGGAGACGACCACGTGGACCAAGTGGGACAAACTCGCCGGCGTCGCGACGCTCGGCGCGTTCGTCGGGTACGCGGTCAATCCGGTTCGGAACGCCATCGCCGGCGCCTTCGACTTGGTTCTGGGGCCGCTTCTCACCACCGTTCCCTTCTACGCCGTGATCATGGTCATCGCGCTCGCGACCGGCCTGTACTCCACGCTGTTGCGCGCGGGGCTCATGGACATGGAGAAGATGGGCGCCTACCAAGAGCGGATGAAAGACATCCAGGAGCGTCGGAAAGACGCCAAAGAGCGCGACGATCAGGCCGAACTCGACGCCATCCAAGAAGAGCAGATGGACGCGATGGGCGACCAGCTCGGCATGTTTAAAGAGCAGTTCCGCCCGATGGTGTGGATCATGTTCCTGACCATCCCGGCGTTCCTGTGGATGTTCTGGGTCGTCGGCTACCGCGGTTCCGAGGCGACGTACCCCGGCATCGCCGCCGAGAATCTGGTGGTACCCCTCGCCGGGAGCGTCACGTGGGACACGGGAATCGTCGGTCCGATGCAGATGTGGATCGTCTGGTACTTCCTGTGCTCGATGGCGTTCACCCAGCTCATCCAGAAGAGCCTCAACATCGAGATGTCGCCGTCGGCGTCGTAA
- a CDS encoding PAS domain S-box protein encodes MDAEPDSIAVLHVDDEPDFAEVAAAFLEREDARFDVTTATSGTEGLDRLDAAEFHCVVSDYDMPGHDGIEFLEAVRETHPDLPFILYTGKGSEEVASDAISAGVTDYIQKKRNTDQYALLANRIQNAVDANRSRHIAQERTRRLETLISNLPGMVYRCLNEPEWPMETVSGDVEELTGYSADAIESDDLLWGEDILHPSDREAMWTTVQEGLSADGTFEVSYRIVTKAGARKWMWERGRGVYADDGQLDALEGFITDITAQKERERELQRTKSRLEALYEDSPDMINVHDSDGAILDANAQLCEKLGYAESELVGMNVWDIDKTISPDEAHTLWTDMAVGERREIGGTYQCRDGTTFPAKIHIRRLDSGEGDRFVVISRDISAQHERERSLQAERDRLDEFASVVSHDIRNPLNIAEGRLRLLREECDSDHLDPMDRALTRMDELIENLLTLARGGDYVSETEPVDLAEIAAASWRNVDTAEAAIRAPVDRTVRADRSRLTQLLENLFRNAVEHGGDDVTVTVDDFADGFYVEDDGPGLPADACDDVFGGDVSPAGDDTGLGLRIVAQIASAHGWDVRATEGTDGGARFEITLADESGE; translated from the coding sequence ATGGACGCGGAACCTGACTCGATCGCCGTTCTCCACGTCGACGACGAGCCCGACTTCGCGGAGGTGGCCGCCGCGTTCTTAGAGCGCGAGGACGCGCGGTTCGACGTGACGACCGCGACGAGCGGGACCGAGGGGCTCGACCGCCTCGACGCCGCGGAGTTCCACTGCGTGGTCTCAGACTACGACATGCCCGGCCACGACGGGATCGAGTTTCTCGAAGCCGTCCGCGAGACGCACCCCGACCTCCCCTTCATCCTCTACACGGGCAAGGGCAGCGAGGAGGTCGCGAGCGACGCCATCTCGGCCGGCGTCACGGACTACATTCAAAAGAAGCGGAACACCGACCAGTACGCGTTGCTCGCGAACCGCATTCAGAACGCCGTCGACGCGAACCGGTCGCGCCACATCGCGCAGGAACGGACGCGACGGCTGGAGACGCTCATCAGTAACCTCCCTGGGATGGTGTACCGCTGTCTGAACGAACCCGAGTGGCCGATGGAGACCGTCAGCGGCGACGTCGAGGAGCTCACCGGTTACAGCGCCGACGCGATCGAAAGCGACGACCTGCTGTGGGGCGAGGACATCCTCCATCCGAGCGACCGAGAGGCGATGTGGACGACCGTACAGGAGGGGCTCTCCGCGGACGGCACCTTCGAGGTGAGCTATCGAATCGTCACCAAAGCGGGCGCGAGGAAGTGGATGTGGGAGCGGGGACGCGGGGTGTACGCGGACGACGGCCAGTTGGACGCCCTAGAGGGGTTCATCACCGATATCACCGCACAGAAGGAGCGAGAACGCGAACTCCAACGAACGAAGAGCCGCCTCGAGGCGCTGTACGAAGACTCCCCCGACATGATCAACGTCCACGACAGCGACGGCGCGATCCTCGACGCCAACGCGCAGCTGTGCGAGAAACTGGGCTATGCGGAGTCGGAACTCGTCGGCATGAACGTCTGGGACATCGACAAGACGATCAGCCCCGACGAGGCGCACACGCTCTGGACGGACATGGCGGTCGGAGAGCGTCGGGAGATCGGAGGCACCTACCAGTGCCGCGATGGGACGACGTTCCCCGCGAAGATCCACATCCGTCGGCTCGACAGCGGCGAAGGCGACCGATTCGTCGTGATCAGCCGGGACATCTCGGCGCAGCACGAGCGGGAGCGGAGCCTCCAGGCGGAGCGCGACCGACTCGACGAGTTCGCCAGCGTCGTCTCACACGACATCCGCAACCCGCTGAACATCGCCGAGGGACGGCTGCGACTCCTTCGCGAGGAGTGCGACAGCGACCACCTCGACCCGATGGACCGCGCGCTCACGCGGATGGACGAGCTCATCGAGAACCTCCTGACGCTGGCCCGCGGCGGCGACTACGTGAGCGAGACGGAACCAGTCGACCTCGCGGAGATCGCCGCGGCCAGTTGGCGGAACGTCGATACCGCCGAGGCGGCGATCCGAGCGCCCGTCGACCGGACGGTCCGCGCCGACCGAAGCCGGCTCACGCAGCTGCTGGAGAACCTGTTCCGGAACGCGGTCGAACACGGCGGCGACGACGTCACCGTCACCGTCGATGACTTCGCGGACGGGTTCTACGTCGAAGACGACGGGCCGGGGCTGCCGGCGGACGCGTGCGACGACGTGTTCGGCGGCGACGTGTCACCCGCCGGGGACGACACCGGCCTCGGGCTGCGTATCGTCGCCCAGATCGCTTCGGCTCACGGCTGGGACGTTCGCGCGACGGAGGGCACCGACGGCGGCGCGCGGTTCGAGATTACCCTCGCCGACGAGTCCGGCGAGTAG
- a CDS encoding MFS transporter translates to MSKQPAADSDDTGPLATFRQFFALERDVLAVSLAMFAFSLGFQMTSRFLPEYLVALGASGFVVGLFGTFGNVISALYPYPGGAVSDRLGSRYALTLFGLLSTAGFAVWVIAPSLGAVTVAGVTLDPWIWVFVGLALAQAWKSFGLGATFAVVKQATDPSRLAAGFASTETFRRTAFLIGPVLAAFLIDLHPSFTVSFRYALAAAVAFGVVGTLAQHVLYDASGDTVGGGRFAGVSQIRSDLHEMPDPLKPLLIGDTLVRFANGMVYVFFVLVVTQVFAAGVETTIGVGPVSYAVDLSPQAFFGYLLGVEMTVALLTMAPAAKLAERVGLKPVVALGFFVYGAFPVALVYGPELLAPVVPVQWTLGLVFAFSGLRFAGLPSHKALIVGPAAQGAGGRVTGTYYLLRNTLVIPSAAVGGSLWAFVSPGVAFAVAAAIGLVGTGYFLVFGEEFEAYA, encoded by the coding sequence ATGAGCAAGCAACCCGCCGCCGACTCGGACGACACGGGCCCGTTAGCGACGTTTCGTCAGTTCTTCGCGTTGGAGCGAGACGTGCTCGCGGTCTCGTTGGCGATGTTCGCCTTCAGCCTCGGCTTCCAGATGACGAGCCGGTTCCTCCCGGAGTACCTGGTCGCGCTCGGCGCGTCCGGGTTCGTCGTCGGCCTCTTCGGCACCTTCGGGAACGTCATCTCCGCGCTGTACCCGTATCCCGGCGGGGCGGTGTCCGACCGTCTCGGCTCGCGCTACGCGCTGACGCTCTTCGGACTGCTCTCGACCGCCGGCTTCGCCGTCTGGGTCATCGCGCCGAGCCTCGGGGCCGTCACCGTCGCGGGCGTGACGCTCGATCCGTGGATCTGGGTCTTCGTCGGGTTGGCGCTCGCGCAGGCGTGGAAGTCGTTCGGCCTCGGCGCCACCTTCGCCGTGGTCAAGCAGGCGACCGATCCGTCGCGGTTGGCGGCCGGGTTCGCGAGCACCGAGACGTTCCGGCGTACCGCGTTCCTGATCGGCCCCGTCCTCGCCGCGTTTCTCATCGACCTCCACCCGTCGTTCACGGTGAGCTTTCGGTACGCGCTCGCGGCTGCGGTCGCCTTCGGCGTCGTCGGCACGCTCGCCCAACACGTCCTGTACGACGCGAGCGGCGACACGGTCGGCGGCGGGCGCTTCGCGGGCGTCTCACAGATCCGCTCCGACCTCCACGAGATGCCGGACCCGCTGAAACCCCTGCTCATCGGCGACACCCTCGTCCGGTTCGCGAACGGGATGGTGTACGTCTTCTTCGTGCTCGTCGTCACGCAGGTGTTCGCGGCCGGCGTGGAGACGACGATAGGGGTCGGTCCGGTCTCGTACGCGGTGGACCTCTCGCCGCAGGCGTTCTTCGGCTACCTGCTCGGGGTCGAGATGACGGTCGCGCTGCTCACGATGGCGCCGGCCGCGAAGCTGGCCGAGCGGGTCGGGCTCAAGCCGGTCGTCGCGCTCGGCTTCTTCGTGTACGGCGCGTTTCCCGTCGCTCTCGTCTACGGCCCCGAACTCCTCGCTCCGGTCGTCCCCGTCCAGTGGACGCTGGGACTCGTCTTCGCGTTCTCGGGGCTCCGGTTCGCCGGCCTCCCCTCGCATAAGGCGCTCATCGTCGGGCCCGCGGCACAGGGGGCCGGCGGGCGGGTCACCGGGACGTACTACCTGTTGCGGAACACGCTCGTGATCCCGAGCGCCGCGGTCGGCGGCTCGCTCTGGGCGTTCGTCAGTCCGGGGGTCGCGTTCGCCGTCGCCGCGGCCATCGGCCTCGTCGGGACGGGGTACTTCTTGGTCTTCGGCGAGGAGTTCGAGGCGTACGCCTGA
- a CDS encoding helix-turn-helix domain-containing protein — protein MKRVQFSATYPDRLVHPLHRRVIAPGPVTRAELLTWSPTADATTLFWCDADAAATESVVGAVDSVVASELVEDGDGTYAFLRQDEYEFAPAVLDTVAAARVVFLPPVVFGASGDVRFEAVGESTALGAFREALADLADVTIERAHEFERTASPSRLTDRQRAALEAAVEAGYYAVPRGGTTADVAAALDCSTSTAGELVRKAEAAVIRAFVERAGGDGGSGPLPQR, from the coding sequence ATGAAACGCGTCCAGTTCTCGGCGACGTACCCCGACCGACTCGTCCACCCGCTTCACCGGCGGGTCATCGCCCCCGGCCCGGTCACCCGCGCCGAACTGCTGACGTGGAGCCCGACGGCGGACGCGACGACGCTGTTCTGGTGTGACGCGGACGCGGCCGCGACGGAGTCCGTCGTCGGCGCCGTCGACTCGGTCGTCGCCAGCGAACTCGTCGAGGACGGCGACGGGACGTACGCCTTCCTCCGGCAGGACGAGTACGAGTTCGCGCCGGCGGTCTTGGACACGGTCGCGGCCGCTCGGGTGGTGTTTCTCCCCCCGGTCGTCTTCGGAGCGTCCGGGGACGTGCGGTTCGAGGCGGTCGGGGAATCGACGGCCCTCGGCGCGTTCCGCGAGGCCCTTGCCGACCTCGCCGACGTCACCATCGAGCGCGCCCACGAGTTCGAACGGACGGCGTCGCCCTCGCGGCTCACCGACCGTCAGCGGGCCGCGCTGGAGGCCGCGGTCGAGGCGGGGTACTACGCGGTGCCTCGCGGCGGGACGACCGCCGACGTGGCGGCGGCGCTCGACTGCTCGACGAGCACGGCGGGCGAACTGGTCCGCAAAGCCGAGGCCGCGGTGATCCGCGCGTTCGTCGAGCGGGCCGGGGGCGACGGGGGCTCCGGCCCGCTGCCACAGCGGTGA
- a CDS encoding alpha/beta fold hydrolase — protein sequence MTAQTTLDADRSSARTDPRTATTTVTGDRRLAYAEYGPFTGDPVVFLHGTPGSRRLAALFDALARDTDHRIVAPDRPGYGLSAPWPDRTIADGSRVVRAVLDHAGVDTARIVAFSGGAPSAFAAAAALPDRTARVDVVAGVTPPEYAAERPAVQRALSALGSTAPPALGALLRAQRWVATRRGPSFVASQYTTGDPSDAVSDRAAELVREDFLEALSRHRSGAVTEFRHAAADWDVDLGTIDAPVRFWHGADDANVPIGGVRRFAAALRTARLEEFDDADHLQTLLRAVPAILGAGESPA from the coding sequence ATGACAGCACAGACGACTCTCGACGCGGACCGGTCGTCGGCGCGAACCGACCCGCGGACCGCGACGACCACGGTGACGGGCGACCGCCGCCTCGCGTACGCCGAGTACGGGCCGTTCACGGGCGACCCGGTCGTGTTTCTACACGGGACGCCGGGTTCGCGGCGCCTCGCGGCGCTCTTCGACGCGCTCGCCCGCGACACCGACCACCGGATCGTCGCTCCCGACCGACCCGGATACGGCCTGTCGGCGCCGTGGCCCGACCGAACGATAGCGGACGGATCGCGGGTCGTCCGCGCCGTACTCGACCACGCCGGGGTCGACACCGCCCGGATCGTCGCCTTCTCCGGGGGTGCTCCGAGCGCGTTCGCGGCCGCGGCCGCGCTGCCGGACCGGACAGCGCGCGTGGACGTGGTCGCGGGCGTGACCCCGCCGGAGTACGCGGCCGAGCGTCCCGCCGTCCAGCGGGCGTTGAGCGCGCTCGGCTCGACGGCGCCGCCGGCGCTCGGCGCGCTGCTTCGCGCACAGCGGTGGGTCGCGACGCGACGCGGCCCCTCGTTCGTCGCGAGCCAGTACACCACGGGCGACCCGAGCGACGCGGTGTCCGACCGCGCGGCGGAACTCGTCCGGGAGGACTTCCTCGAAGCGCTCTCCCGACACCGCAGCGGCGCGGTGACCGAGTTCCGCCACGCCGCGGCCGACTGGGACGTGGATCTCGGGACGATAGACGCGCCGGTGCGGTTCTGGCACGGGGCCGACGACGCGAACGTCCCGATCGGCGGCGTTCGGCGCTTCGCGGCGGCGCTCCGGACGGCCCGACTCGAGGAGTTCGACGACGCGGACCACCTCCAGACGCTTTTGCGCGCCGTTCCCGCGATCCTCGGCGCGGGCGAGTCGCCGGCGTGA
- a CDS encoding S49 family peptidase yields the protein MSLDKPSTALTSRQQLAVVVLAAAVVGAVLAPSVYAATNDPEDTVAVVEIEGPINTALADDVESELSEIRANDSVGAVVLKLDTPGGAPVASERMYKAVQRTSEEMTVIASVQSISASGGYYAMAPADEIYVLPTSTVGSIGLNAPAPQTRAPTMGPSGPDKTGGNEIQGWARQQTLADTFIDAMMAERGEEFQIPREEVAKADVYLGTKAIENGYADEIGSLPEAIHAAATAENLGEYQVDTRETGPDTGLPFLLRTDTQVVAVHANDPGYGEVKPMGLTYVHLDAVPHVETVERFSEDDLAADGGADATGNATARLAGGVGA from the coding sequence ATGTCATTAGACAAGCCCTCCACGGCCCTCACGTCACGGCAGCAACTCGCTGTCGTCGTGTTGGCCGCGGCAGTGGTCGGCGCCGTGCTCGCTCCCAGCGTGTACGCGGCGACCAACGACCCAGAAGACACCGTCGCCGTCGTCGAAATCGAAGGTCCCATCAACACGGCCCTCGCCGACGACGTCGAGAGCGAACTCTCGGAGATCCGCGCCAACGACTCGGTCGGCGCGGTGGTCCTCAAACTCGACACGCCGGGCGGCGCGCCCGTCGCCTCCGAGCGGATGTACAAGGCGGTTCAACGAACGAGCGAGGAGATGACGGTGATCGCGAGCGTCCAGTCGATCAGCGCCTCCGGCGGGTACTACGCCATGGCCCCCGCAGACGAGATATACGTCCTGCCGACCTCGACGGTCGGGAGCATCGGCCTCAACGCGCCCGCACCGCAGACGCGAGCGCCGACGATGGGGCCGAGCGGTCCCGACAAGACCGGCGGCAACGAGATCCAGGGCTGGGCCCGCCAGCAGACGCTCGCCGACACGTTCATCGACGCGATGATGGCCGAACGCGGCGAGGAGTTCCAGATCCCGCGCGAGGAGGTCGCGAAGGCCGACGTCTACCTCGGCACCAAGGCGATCGAGAACGGCTACGCCGACGAGATCGGCTCGCTGCCCGAGGCGATCCACGCCGCGGCCACCGCGGAGAACCTCGGCGAGTATCAGGTCGACACCCGCGAGACGGGGCCGGACACCGGCCTCCCGTTCCTGTTACGCACCGACACACAGGTCGTCGCGGTCCACGCCAACGACCCCGGCTACGGTGAGGTCAAACCGATGGGCCTCACCTACGTCCACCTCGACGCCGTCCCGCACGTCGAGACGGTCGAGCGGTTCTCCGAGGACGACCTCGCCGCCGACGGCGGGGCCGACGCGACGGGGAACGCCACGGCGCGGCTCGCCGGAGGTGTCGGCGCGTGA
- a CDS encoding DUF4350 domain-containing protein, which yields MTELRTLAVAFVVTLATVTGGAALAGYVTADGAAPAPEIQNDHYVDGNAVANDTPGQANVEMESTVPSRTVLVDPGVEPSGAAPTGLLGLLGFGSSGVADRDIRPLANALIENGHEVGVYVPDPNAQPRPREPGAEQTTQLGERLDDADAFVTFRTDYDQAELDAIASFVDDGGRVVLATEPDAAFDQPGATGLDATLGVTTEPGYVYNIAENDLNYQRVYATPPESDAALTEGVDRAVLPSATPVGTTVGGSDVLRPIDGSELSTTRAATDAPLLVRNDGVVVVGDSDFLSPENAQRADNDALIGNLADFLVTSERTGTTATETGATGDSPTSGQSGDESTAGSSSDEPTQNQTTG from the coding sequence GTGACCGAACTCCGCACCCTGGCGGTCGCCTTCGTGGTGACGCTGGCGACCGTGACCGGCGGCGCGGCGCTCGCGGGCTACGTCACCGCCGACGGCGCCGCCCCCGCGCCCGAGATCCAGAACGACCACTACGTCGACGGCAACGCGGTCGCGAACGACACGCCGGGGCAGGCGAACGTCGAGATGGAGTCGACGGTCCCCTCGCGAACAGTCCTCGTCGACCCCGGCGTCGAACCGAGCGGCGCGGCGCCCACGGGGCTGCTCGGGCTGCTCGGCTTCGGCAGTTCGGGCGTCGCCGACCGCGACATCCGGCCGCTGGCGAACGCGCTGATCGAGAACGGCCACGAGGTCGGCGTCTACGTGCCGGACCCGAACGCGCAGCCTCGCCCCCGCGAACCGGGCGCAGAGCAGACGACGCAGCTCGGCGAGCGGCTCGACGACGCCGACGCGTTCGTGACGTTCCGGACCGACTACGACCAGGCGGAGCTCGACGCGATAGCGTCGTTCGTCGACGACGGCGGGCGCGTCGTCTTGGCCACGGAGCCGGACGCGGCGTTCGACCAGCCGGGAGCGACCGGGCTGGACGCGACGCTCGGCGTGACGACGGAGCCCGGCTACGTGTACAACATCGCGGAGAACGACCTGAACTACCAGCGCGTCTACGCGACGCCCCCCGAGTCTGACGCCGCGCTGACCGAGGGGGTCGACCGCGCGGTGTTGCCCTCGGCGACGCCAGTCGGGACGACCGTCGGCGGCAGCGACGTGCTGCGGCCGATCGACGGCAGCGAGCTGTCGACGACCCGCGCCGCGACCGACGCGCCCCTGCTCGTCAGAAACGACGGCGTGGTGGTCGTCGGCGACAGCGACTTCCTCTCGCCCGAGAACGCCCAGCGCGCCGATAACGACGCGCTGATCGGCAACCTCGCCGACTTCCTCGTGACGAGCGAGCGCACCGGGACGACGGCGACCGAGACCGGAGCGACGGGTGATTCCCCGACTTCCGGACAGTCGGGCGACGAGTCGACCGCCGGATCGTCGAGCGACGAGCCGACGCAGAACCAGACGACCGGATAA
- a CDS encoding molybdopterin-binding protein, which produces MEVALLTVGDELLAGDTVNTNANWLAAELSDRGVAVKRILSVPDDRSVIAERVRAYADAFDAVIVTGGIGGTPDDVTMDAVADAFDRDLAATDLTREAVTDHLAAIRERLPDSEVDVDVEAEAAIPVGSRPLLNDPGLAPGCVVEGVYVMPGIPEELKAMFESVADEFAGDRRSRFLYTVEPESDIVPALETAGERFDVAVGCYPDREAAHNRLKVTATDDDALDAAAAWLLDHANASETPVRRNWE; this is translated from the coding sequence ATGGAAGTCGCGTTGCTCACGGTCGGCGACGAACTGCTCGCGGGCGATACGGTGAACACGAACGCCAACTGGCTCGCCGCGGAACTGAGCGACCGGGGCGTCGCCGTGAAGCGGATCCTCTCGGTCCCGGACGACCGGTCAGTCATCGCGGAGCGCGTCCGCGCGTACGCCGACGCGTTCGACGCCGTCATCGTCACCGGCGGCATCGGCGGCACGCCCGACGACGTGACGATGGACGCGGTCGCCGACGCGTTCGACCGCGACCTCGCGGCGACCGACCTCACGCGCGAGGCGGTCACGGACCACTTGGCCGCGATCCGCGAGCGACTCCCCGACAGCGAGGTCGATGTCGACGTCGAGGCCGAGGCCGCGATCCCGGTCGGGAGCCGCCCGCTTTTAAACGACCCCGGCCTCGCGCCGGGGTGCGTCGTCGAGGGCGTCTACGTCATGCCCGGCATCCCCGAGGAGCTGAAGGCGATGTTCGAGTCGGTCGCCGACGAGTTCGCGGGCGACCGGCGGTCGCGGTTCCTCTACACGGTCGAACCGGAGTCGGACATCGTCCCCGCGCTGGAGACGGCGGGCGAGCGCTTCGACGTCGCCGTCGGCTGTTACCCCGACCGCGAGGCGGCACACAACCGGCTGAAGGTGACCGCGACCGACGACGACGCGCTCGACGCGGCCGCGGCGTGGCTGCTCGACCACGCGAACGCCAGCGAGACGCCGGTGCGACGGAACTGGGAATAA